A stretch of Canis lupus baileyi chromosome 7, mCanLup2.hap1, whole genome shotgun sequence DNA encodes these proteins:
- the CFAP206 gene encoding cilia- and flagella-associated protein 206 isoform X3, translating into MPPTQAESVIKNIIREIGQECAGHGEIVSETLAAFMVKAVVLDPSNGFNMDRTLMKSDVQKLVKLCVCRLLDSKNPSLDTIKMQVYFDMNYTSREEFLEEHHRVLESRLGPVMREITDNRACAREELESLYRKIVSYVLLCSGLGSPTDIKIVREATAALQSVFPQAELGTFLTLSKKDKERQLHELTMIVTGIRLFNRDCGKGGEGIDDCFFVDCFVSLNMLLKTVPAILHEAIPATTQHIDSQIQIAQDQAYRYTAILEKAAKNPLMSVELQPYMLKEALYNVRQYEVFLQIILSDVITCAQEVEMMTKQLGAQLEQLKMTIKSKTAVPTSQVFPIFIALSRLWTSFQDETVLISVLSNLTTHLEPFLGSHDLLFPEKVMQNLLDGLTVKTDVCRVKEHLEDRVHLVDFRKQEWLFPETTANFDKLLIQYRGFCGYTFATTDGLLLPGNPAIGILKYKEKYYTFHTKDAAYLFAENPEHYIDLIKEKAKKNAELIQLLELHQQFETLIPYSQMKDVDKHYIKPITKCESSTQTDTHILPPTIVRSYEWNEWELRRKAIKLANLRQKVTHSVQTDLSHMRRENYSQVYPPKDASTQSMREGSTRVPRPQIYLAGLRGGQSKITSGVKVNLTRAVDET; encoded by the exons ATGCCTCCCACTCAGGCAGAAAGTGTTATAAAGAATATCATTCGAGAAATAGGACAAGAATGTGCAGGCCATGGAGAGATTGTTTCTGAAACTCTGGCTGCTTTTATG GTGAAAGCTGTTGTCTTGGACCCCAGTAATGGCTTTAACATGGATAGAACCCTCATGAAAAGTGATGTACAGAAACTTGTTAAG ctttgtgTGTGTCGGCTGTTGGATAGTAAAAATCCATCCCTGGACACCATTAAGATGCAAGTCTACTTTGATATGAATTATACGAGTCGAG AGGAATTTCTTGAAGAACATCACCGGGTCTTGGAGTCTAGATTAGGTCCTGTTATGAGAGAAATTACAGATAATAGAGCATGTGCTAGAGAAGAATTGGAAAGCCTCTACCGAAAGATTGTCAGCTACGTGCTTCTGTGCTCTGGGCTGGGATCGCCTACAGATATCAAGATTGTCAGAGAGGCAACAG CTGCCCTACAGAGTGTTTTTCCTCAGGCTGAGCTTGGAACATTTCTAACGCTTTCTAAGAAGGACAAAGAACGCCAACTGCATGAACTCACCATGATTGTTACTGGGATCCGTTTGTTTAACCGAGACtgtggaaagggaggagaaggCATTGATGACT GCTTCTTTGTAGATTGTTTCGTGTCTCtcaatatgcttttaaaaacagtGCCAGCCATTCTACATGAAGCAATCCCAGCCACCACTCAGCACATTGATTCCCAAATTCAGATTGCCCAGGACCAGGCATACCGCTACACAGCCATCCTGGAGAAAGCAGCAAAGAACCCGCTTATGAGTGTAGAACTTCAGCCATATATGTTAAAAGAAGCGCTGTATAATGTGCGGCAGTATGAGGTCTTCCTTCAGATCATTTTG TCAGATGTAATTACCTGTGCTCAAGAGGTAGAAATGATGACAAAGCAATTAGGAGCCCAACTGGAACAATTAAAAATGACTATAAAGTCAAAGACAGCTGTTCCAACATCACAAGTCTTC CCCATCTTCATTGCACTCTCCAGACTGTGGACTAGCTTCCAGGATGAAACTGTTTTGATTAGTGTCCTCAGCAATTTAACAACTCATCTTGAGCCATTCCTGGGTTCTCATGATCTACTCTTTCCTGAGAAAGTGATGCAGAATCTTCTTGATGGACTGACTGTGAAAACCGATGTGTGCAGGGTGAAAGAACACTTGG AAGATAGAGTACATCTGGTGGATTTCAGAAAACAAGAATGGCTTTTCCCAGAAACAACAGcaaattttgataaattgctAATTCAGTATCGAGGATTCTGTGGTTATACATTTGCCACAACAGATGGTCTTCTCCTTCCAG gAAATCCAGCAATtggaattttgaaatataaagaaaagtattACACTTTCCATACCAAAGATGCTGCATACTTATTTGCAGAAAATCCTGAACATTATATTGATctaattaaagaaaaagcaaaaaaaaatgcagaattaaTTCAGTTACTGGAACTTCATCAACAGTTCGAAACCCTCATTCCATATTCTCAA atGAAGGATGTtgacaaacattatataaaaCCAATTACAAAGTGTGAAAGTAGCACTCAGACGGATACACACATATTGCCACCAACCATTGTGAGATCGTATGAGTGGAATGAATGGGAATTAAGAAGAAAAGCTATAAAATTG gcCAATTTGCGTCAGAAAGTTACTCACTCAGTACAAACCGATCTCAGTCACATGAGAAGAGAGAATTATTCACAGGTGTACCCACCCAAGGATGCTAGCACGCAGTCTATGAGAGAAGGCAGCACCCGAGTGCCCAGGCCCCAGATTTACCTAGCTGGTCTCCGTGGGGGACAGAGTAAAATCACTTCTGGGGTCAAGGTGAACTTAACCAGAGCTGTTGATGAGACCTAG
- the CFAP206 gene encoding cilia- and flagella-associated protein 206 isoform X2 yields MAPLHTGRMPPTQAESVIKNIIREIGQECAGHGEIVSETLAAFMVKAVVLDPSNGFNMDRTLMKSDVQKLVKLCVCRLLDSKNPSLDTIKMQVYFDMNYTSREEFLEEHHRVLESRLGPVMREITDNRACAREELESLYRKIVSYVLLCSGLGSPTDIKIVREATAALQSVFPQAELGTFLTLSKKDKERQLHELTMIVTGIRLFNRDCGKGGEGIDDCFFVDCFVSLNMLLKTVPAILHEAIPATTQHIDSQIQIAQDQAYRYTAILEKAAKNPLMSVELQPYMLKEALYNVRQYEVFLQIILSDVITCAQEVEMMTKQLGAQLEQLKMTIKSKTAVPTSQVFPIFIALSRLWTSFQDETVLISVLSNLTTHLEPFLGSHDLLFPEKVMQNLLDGLTVKTDVCRVKEHLEDRVHLVDFRKQEWLFPETTANFDKLLIQYRGFCGYTFATTDGLLLPGNPAIGILKYKEKYYTFHTKDAAYLFAENPEHYIDLIKEKAKKNAELIQLLELHQQFETLIPYSQMKDVDKHYIKPITKCESSTQTDTHILPPTIVRSYEWNEWELRRKAIKLANLRQKVTHSVQTDLSHMRRENYSQVYPPKDASTQSMREGSTRVPRPQIYLAGLRGGQSKITSGVKVNLTRAVDET; encoded by the exons GCAGAATGCCTCCCACTCAGGCAGAAAGTGTTATAAAGAATATCATTCGAGAAATAGGACAAGAATGTGCAGGCCATGGAGAGATTGTTTCTGAAACTCTGGCTGCTTTTATG GTGAAAGCTGTTGTCTTGGACCCCAGTAATGGCTTTAACATGGATAGAACCCTCATGAAAAGTGATGTACAGAAACTTGTTAAG ctttgtgTGTGTCGGCTGTTGGATAGTAAAAATCCATCCCTGGACACCATTAAGATGCAAGTCTACTTTGATATGAATTATACGAGTCGAG AGGAATTTCTTGAAGAACATCACCGGGTCTTGGAGTCTAGATTAGGTCCTGTTATGAGAGAAATTACAGATAATAGAGCATGTGCTAGAGAAGAATTGGAAAGCCTCTACCGAAAGATTGTCAGCTACGTGCTTCTGTGCTCTGGGCTGGGATCGCCTACAGATATCAAGATTGTCAGAGAGGCAACAG CTGCCCTACAGAGTGTTTTTCCTCAGGCTGAGCTTGGAACATTTCTAACGCTTTCTAAGAAGGACAAAGAACGCCAACTGCATGAACTCACCATGATTGTTACTGGGATCCGTTTGTTTAACCGAGACtgtggaaagggaggagaaggCATTGATGACT GCTTCTTTGTAGATTGTTTCGTGTCTCtcaatatgcttttaaaaacagtGCCAGCCATTCTACATGAAGCAATCCCAGCCACCACTCAGCACATTGATTCCCAAATTCAGATTGCCCAGGACCAGGCATACCGCTACACAGCCATCCTGGAGAAAGCAGCAAAGAACCCGCTTATGAGTGTAGAACTTCAGCCATATATGTTAAAAGAAGCGCTGTATAATGTGCGGCAGTATGAGGTCTTCCTTCAGATCATTTTG TCAGATGTAATTACCTGTGCTCAAGAGGTAGAAATGATGACAAAGCAATTAGGAGCCCAACTGGAACAATTAAAAATGACTATAAAGTCAAAGACAGCTGTTCCAACATCACAAGTCTTC CCCATCTTCATTGCACTCTCCAGACTGTGGACTAGCTTCCAGGATGAAACTGTTTTGATTAGTGTCCTCAGCAATTTAACAACTCATCTTGAGCCATTCCTGGGTTCTCATGATCTACTCTTTCCTGAGAAAGTGATGCAGAATCTTCTTGATGGACTGACTGTGAAAACCGATGTGTGCAGGGTGAAAGAACACTTGG AAGATAGAGTACATCTGGTGGATTTCAGAAAACAAGAATGGCTTTTCCCAGAAACAACAGcaaattttgataaattgctAATTCAGTATCGAGGATTCTGTGGTTATACATTTGCCACAACAGATGGTCTTCTCCTTCCAG gAAATCCAGCAATtggaattttgaaatataaagaaaagtattACACTTTCCATACCAAAGATGCTGCATACTTATTTGCAGAAAATCCTGAACATTATATTGATctaattaaagaaaaagcaaaaaaaaatgcagaattaaTTCAGTTACTGGAACTTCATCAACAGTTCGAAACCCTCATTCCATATTCTCAA atGAAGGATGTtgacaaacattatataaaaCCAATTACAAAGTGTGAAAGTAGCACTCAGACGGATACACACATATTGCCACCAACCATTGTGAGATCGTATGAGTGGAATGAATGGGAATTAAGAAGAAAAGCTATAAAATTG gcCAATTTGCGTCAGAAAGTTACTCACTCAGTACAAACCGATCTCAGTCACATGAGAAGAGAGAATTATTCACAGGTGTACCCACCCAAGGATGCTAGCACGCAGTCTATGAGAGAAGGCAGCACCCGAGTGCCCAGGCCCCAGATTTACCTAGCTGGTCTCCGTGGGGGACAGAGTAAAATCACTTCTGGGGTCAAGGTGAACTTAACCAGAGCTGTTGATGAGACCTAG
- the CFAP206 gene encoding cilia- and flagella-associated protein 206 isoform X4: MPFMPRTVLTSRMPPTQAESVIKNIIREIGQECAGHGEIVSETLAAFMVKAVVLDPSNGFNMDRTLMKSDVQKLVKLCVCRLLDSKNPSLDTIKMQVYFDMNYTSREEFLEEHHRVLESRLGPVMREITDNRACAREELESLYRKIVSYVLLCSGLGSPTDIKIVREATAALQSVFPQAELGTFLTLSKKDKERQLHELTMIVTGIRLFNRDCGKGGEGIDDLPAILHEAIPATTQHIDSQIQIAQDQAYRYTAILEKAAKNPLMSVELQPYMLKEALYNVRQYEVFLQIILSDVITCAQEVEMMTKQLGAQLEQLKMTIKSKTAVPTSQVFPIFIALSRLWTSFQDETVLISVLSNLTTHLEPFLGSHDLLFPEKVMQNLLDGLTVKTDVCRVKEHLEDRVHLVDFRKQEWLFPETTANFDKLLIQYRGFCGYTFATTDGLLLPGNPAIGILKYKEKYYTFHTKDAAYLFAENPEHYIDLIKEKAKKNAELIQLLELHQQFETLIPYSQMKDVDKHYIKPITKCESSTQTDTHILPPTIVRSYEWNEWELRRKAIKLANLRQKVTHSVQTDLSHMRRENYSQVYPPKDASTQSMREGSTRVPRPQIYLAGLRGGQSKITSGVKVNLTRAVDET; encoded by the exons ATGCCTTTTATGCCTCGCACTGTTTTAACCA GCAGAATGCCTCCCACTCAGGCAGAAAGTGTTATAAAGAATATCATTCGAGAAATAGGACAAGAATGTGCAGGCCATGGAGAGATTGTTTCTGAAACTCTGGCTGCTTTTATG GTGAAAGCTGTTGTCTTGGACCCCAGTAATGGCTTTAACATGGATAGAACCCTCATGAAAAGTGATGTACAGAAACTTGTTAAG ctttgtgTGTGTCGGCTGTTGGATAGTAAAAATCCATCCCTGGACACCATTAAGATGCAAGTCTACTTTGATATGAATTATACGAGTCGAG AGGAATTTCTTGAAGAACATCACCGGGTCTTGGAGTCTAGATTAGGTCCTGTTATGAGAGAAATTACAGATAATAGAGCATGTGCTAGAGAAGAATTGGAAAGCCTCTACCGAAAGATTGTCAGCTACGTGCTTCTGTGCTCTGGGCTGGGATCGCCTACAGATATCAAGATTGTCAGAGAGGCAACAG CTGCCCTACAGAGTGTTTTTCCTCAGGCTGAGCTTGGAACATTTCTAACGCTTTCTAAGAAGGACAAAGAACGCCAACTGCATGAACTCACCATGATTGTTACTGGGATCCGTTTGTTTAACCGAGACtgtggaaagggaggagaaggCATTGATGACT tGCCAGCCATTCTACATGAAGCAATCCCAGCCACCACTCAGCACATTGATTCCCAAATTCAGATTGCCCAGGACCAGGCATACCGCTACACAGCCATCCTGGAGAAAGCAGCAAAGAACCCGCTTATGAGTGTAGAACTTCAGCCATATATGTTAAAAGAAGCGCTGTATAATGTGCGGCAGTATGAGGTCTTCCTTCAGATCATTTTG TCAGATGTAATTACCTGTGCTCAAGAGGTAGAAATGATGACAAAGCAATTAGGAGCCCAACTGGAACAATTAAAAATGACTATAAAGTCAAAGACAGCTGTTCCAACATCACAAGTCTTC CCCATCTTCATTGCACTCTCCAGACTGTGGACTAGCTTCCAGGATGAAACTGTTTTGATTAGTGTCCTCAGCAATTTAACAACTCATCTTGAGCCATTCCTGGGTTCTCATGATCTACTCTTTCCTGAGAAAGTGATGCAGAATCTTCTTGATGGACTGACTGTGAAAACCGATGTGTGCAGGGTGAAAGAACACTTGG AAGATAGAGTACATCTGGTGGATTTCAGAAAACAAGAATGGCTTTTCCCAGAAACAACAGcaaattttgataaattgctAATTCAGTATCGAGGATTCTGTGGTTATACATTTGCCACAACAGATGGTCTTCTCCTTCCAG gAAATCCAGCAATtggaattttgaaatataaagaaaagtattACACTTTCCATACCAAAGATGCTGCATACTTATTTGCAGAAAATCCTGAACATTATATTGATctaattaaagaaaaagcaaaaaaaaatgcagaattaaTTCAGTTACTGGAACTTCATCAACAGTTCGAAACCCTCATTCCATATTCTCAA atGAAGGATGTtgacaaacattatataaaaCCAATTACAAAGTGTGAAAGTAGCACTCAGACGGATACACACATATTGCCACCAACCATTGTGAGATCGTATGAGTGGAATGAATGGGAATTAAGAAGAAAAGCTATAAAATTG gcCAATTTGCGTCAGAAAGTTACTCACTCAGTACAAACCGATCTCAGTCACATGAGAAGAGAGAATTATTCACAGGTGTACCCACCCAAGGATGCTAGCACGCAGTCTATGAGAGAAGGCAGCACCCGAGTGCCCAGGCCCCAGATTTACCTAGCTGGTCTCCGTGGGGGACAGAGTAAAATCACTTCTGGGGTCAAGGTGAACTTAACCAGAGCTGTTGATGAGACCTAG
- the CFAP206 gene encoding cilia- and flagella-associated protein 206 isoform X1 yields MPFMPRTVLTSRMPPTQAESVIKNIIREIGQECAGHGEIVSETLAAFMVKAVVLDPSNGFNMDRTLMKSDVQKLVKLCVCRLLDSKNPSLDTIKMQVYFDMNYTSREEFLEEHHRVLESRLGPVMREITDNRACAREELESLYRKIVSYVLLCSGLGSPTDIKIVREATAALQSVFPQAELGTFLTLSKKDKERQLHELTMIVTGIRLFNRDCGKGGEGIDDCFFVDCFVSLNMLLKTVPAILHEAIPATTQHIDSQIQIAQDQAYRYTAILEKAAKNPLMSVELQPYMLKEALYNVRQYEVFLQIILSDVITCAQEVEMMTKQLGAQLEQLKMTIKSKTAVPTSQVFPIFIALSRLWTSFQDETVLISVLSNLTTHLEPFLGSHDLLFPEKVMQNLLDGLTVKTDVCRVKEHLEDRVHLVDFRKQEWLFPETTANFDKLLIQYRGFCGYTFATTDGLLLPGNPAIGILKYKEKYYTFHTKDAAYLFAENPEHYIDLIKEKAKKNAELIQLLELHQQFETLIPYSQMKDVDKHYIKPITKCESSTQTDTHILPPTIVRSYEWNEWELRRKAIKLANLRQKVTHSVQTDLSHMRRENYSQVYPPKDASTQSMREGSTRVPRPQIYLAGLRGGQSKITSGVKVNLTRAVDET; encoded by the exons ATGCCTTTTATGCCTCGCACTGTTTTAACCA GCAGAATGCCTCCCACTCAGGCAGAAAGTGTTATAAAGAATATCATTCGAGAAATAGGACAAGAATGTGCAGGCCATGGAGAGATTGTTTCTGAAACTCTGGCTGCTTTTATG GTGAAAGCTGTTGTCTTGGACCCCAGTAATGGCTTTAACATGGATAGAACCCTCATGAAAAGTGATGTACAGAAACTTGTTAAG ctttgtgTGTGTCGGCTGTTGGATAGTAAAAATCCATCCCTGGACACCATTAAGATGCAAGTCTACTTTGATATGAATTATACGAGTCGAG AGGAATTTCTTGAAGAACATCACCGGGTCTTGGAGTCTAGATTAGGTCCTGTTATGAGAGAAATTACAGATAATAGAGCATGTGCTAGAGAAGAATTGGAAAGCCTCTACCGAAAGATTGTCAGCTACGTGCTTCTGTGCTCTGGGCTGGGATCGCCTACAGATATCAAGATTGTCAGAGAGGCAACAG CTGCCCTACAGAGTGTTTTTCCTCAGGCTGAGCTTGGAACATTTCTAACGCTTTCTAAGAAGGACAAAGAACGCCAACTGCATGAACTCACCATGATTGTTACTGGGATCCGTTTGTTTAACCGAGACtgtggaaagggaggagaaggCATTGATGACT GCTTCTTTGTAGATTGTTTCGTGTCTCtcaatatgcttttaaaaacagtGCCAGCCATTCTACATGAAGCAATCCCAGCCACCACTCAGCACATTGATTCCCAAATTCAGATTGCCCAGGACCAGGCATACCGCTACACAGCCATCCTGGAGAAAGCAGCAAAGAACCCGCTTATGAGTGTAGAACTTCAGCCATATATGTTAAAAGAAGCGCTGTATAATGTGCGGCAGTATGAGGTCTTCCTTCAGATCATTTTG TCAGATGTAATTACCTGTGCTCAAGAGGTAGAAATGATGACAAAGCAATTAGGAGCCCAACTGGAACAATTAAAAATGACTATAAAGTCAAAGACAGCTGTTCCAACATCACAAGTCTTC CCCATCTTCATTGCACTCTCCAGACTGTGGACTAGCTTCCAGGATGAAACTGTTTTGATTAGTGTCCTCAGCAATTTAACAACTCATCTTGAGCCATTCCTGGGTTCTCATGATCTACTCTTTCCTGAGAAAGTGATGCAGAATCTTCTTGATGGACTGACTGTGAAAACCGATGTGTGCAGGGTGAAAGAACACTTGG AAGATAGAGTACATCTGGTGGATTTCAGAAAACAAGAATGGCTTTTCCCAGAAACAACAGcaaattttgataaattgctAATTCAGTATCGAGGATTCTGTGGTTATACATTTGCCACAACAGATGGTCTTCTCCTTCCAG gAAATCCAGCAATtggaattttgaaatataaagaaaagtattACACTTTCCATACCAAAGATGCTGCATACTTATTTGCAGAAAATCCTGAACATTATATTGATctaattaaagaaaaagcaaaaaaaaatgcagaattaaTTCAGTTACTGGAACTTCATCAACAGTTCGAAACCCTCATTCCATATTCTCAA atGAAGGATGTtgacaaacattatataaaaCCAATTACAAAGTGTGAAAGTAGCACTCAGACGGATACACACATATTGCCACCAACCATTGTGAGATCGTATGAGTGGAATGAATGGGAATTAAGAAGAAAAGCTATAAAATTG gcCAATTTGCGTCAGAAAGTTACTCACTCAGTACAAACCGATCTCAGTCACATGAGAAGAGAGAATTATTCACAGGTGTACCCACCCAAGGATGCTAGCACGCAGTCTATGAGAGAAGGCAGCACCCGAGTGCCCAGGCCCCAGATTTACCTAGCTGGTCTCCGTGGGGGACAGAGTAAAATCACTTCTGGGGTCAAGGTGAACTTAACCAGAGCTGTTGATGAGACCTAG